One part of the Planctomycetota bacterium genome encodes these proteins:
- a CDS encoding peptide transporter, with the protein MPPRVDKELEEFRSLTEVPSSFEEGFTWSSLFGALFIALIMVPGAIYMGLLAGATQIGQAATWVTVILFVEVAKRAHRYLNRSEIFVLFFMAGSIIAMPFHGLLWNQFFVRSDPAAAFGIAKDLPTWFAPPADSASYAQRTFFHWDWLPVIGLIIFGTFFSQLSNMVLGYGLFRLTSDVERLPFPMAPIGVQGVLALAEDAEAKDSATAEKAWRWRVFSIGGAMGLAFGAVYLGIPTLTGAMTGKPIQILPIPFSDFTATTQHYLPAVPTGIAWDLGNLLIGMVLPFFAMLGSFIGLACTIAANPFLYRYGVLTSWAPGDNTMNTLFKNNVDFYFSFQIGIAVAIAIGGFATVVRQVRARRAARARGEALPRALAPTAGRGDIRTWLILLVYFAVTTIYIVVSGFLIQWHPGVMLVLVVLGFVYTPVISYVTARLEGIAGQVVEIPFIREASLILSGYRGVACWFVPIPIANYGGMTVFYRQCELTGTKFTSIWKANLILYPIIIASSIFFMNFVWGLAEVPSAVYPFAQRMWEFQAQNTCIVYSSTLGEYSIFEEAFSWTILGAGTGFGVSLFAGLSLLGAPTFLIYGLIRGLGQTMPHSILPQFIGALLGRYYFQKRLGLRWRQYIPVVTAGFMCGMGLLATLCIGITFLSKAIIQLPF; encoded by the coding sequence ATGCCCCCACGCGTGGACAAAGAGCTCGAGGAGTTCCGCAGCCTTACAGAGGTGCCCTCGTCCTTCGAGGAGGGGTTCACCTGGAGTTCGCTCTTCGGCGCCCTCTTCATCGCGCTCATCATGGTGCCGGGGGCGATCTACATGGGCCTGCTCGCCGGCGCCACCCAGATCGGCCAGGCCGCCACCTGGGTGACGGTGATCCTGTTCGTCGAGGTCGCCAAGCGCGCCCACCGCTACCTCAATCGCTCGGAAATCTTCGTGTTGTTCTTCATGGCCGGCTCGATCATCGCCATGCCCTTCCACGGCCTGCTGTGGAACCAGTTCTTCGTGCGCAGCGACCCCGCCGCGGCCTTCGGCATCGCCAAGGACCTCCCGACGTGGTTCGCCCCGCCGGCGGATTCCGCCTCATATGCTCAACGCACGTTTTTCCACTGGGACTGGTTGCCGGTGATCGGGCTGATCATCTTCGGCACCTTCTTCAGCCAGCTCTCGAACATGGTGCTCGGCTACGGCCTGTTCCGCCTGACGAGCGATGTCGAGCGGCTGCCGTTCCCTATGGCGCCCATCGGGGTGCAGGGGGTCCTGGCGCTTGCCGAGGATGCGGAGGCGAAGGACTCGGCCACGGCAGAGAAGGCGTGGCGCTGGCGGGTCTTCTCCATCGGCGGCGCGATGGGGCTGGCGTTTGGCGCCGTTTACCTGGGCATTCCGACGCTGACCGGCGCGATGACAGGCAAGCCGATCCAGATCCTCCCCATCCCCTTCTCCGACTTCACGGCGACGACGCAGCACTACCTGCCCGCGGTGCCGACCGGCATCGCCTGGGACCTGGGGAACCTGCTCATCGGCATGGTGCTGCCGTTCTTCGCCATGCTCGGCAGCTTCATCGGCCTCGCCTGCACCATCGCGGCCAACCCGTTCCTCTACCGCTACGGCGTCCTCACCTCGTGGGCGCCGGGCGACAACACGATGAACACGCTGTTCAAGAATAACGTGGACTTCTACTTCAGCTTCCAGATCGGCATCGCCGTGGCCATTGCCATCGGGGGCTTCGCCACCGTCGTCCGCCAGGTGCGGGCGCGGCGGGCCGCGCGGGCCCGAGGCGAGGCCCTGCCTCGCGCGCTCGCGCCCACGGCGGGGCGGGGCGACATCCGCACGTGGCTCATCCTGCTGGTCTACTTCGCGGTCACGACCATCTACATCGTTGTCTCAGGCTTCCTCATCCAGTGGCACCCGGGCGTGATGCTCGTGCTGGTGGTGCTGGGGTTCGTCTACACGCCCGTGATCAGCTACGTCACGGCGCGGCTCGAGGGCATCGCGGGGCAGGTGGTCGAAATCCCCTTCATTCGCGAGGCCAGCCTCATCCTCAGCGGCTACCGCGGGGTGGCCTGCTGGTTCGTGCCGATCCCCATCGCCAACTACGGCGGCATGACCGTCTTCTATCGCCAGTGCGAGCTGACGGGCACGAAGTTCACCAGCATCTGGAAGGCCAACCTCATTCTCTACCCGATCATCATCGCCAGCTCGATCTTCTTCATGAACTTCGTGTGGGGCCTGGCCGAGGTGCCGTCGGCCGTCTACCCGTTCGCCCAGCGCATGTGGGAGTTCCAGGCGCAGAACACCTGCATCGTCTACTCTTCGACCCTGGGCGAGTACTCGATCTTCGAGGAGGCGTTCAGTTGGACGATTCTGGGCGCGGGCACGGGCTTCGGCGTGTCGCTGTTCGCCGGGCTGAGCCTGCTGGGCGCGCCCACGTTTCTCATCTACGGCCTGATCCGCGGGCTGGGGCAGACGATGCCCCACTCGATCCTCCCGCAGTTCATCGGCGCGCTCCTCGGCCGCTACTACTTCCAGAAGCGCCTGGGCCTGCGCTGGCGCCAGTATATCCCCGTGGTCACGGCCGGCTTCATGTGCGGCATGGGCCTTCTGGCCACCTTGTGCATCGGCATCACGTTCCTGAGCAAGGCGATCATCCAACTGCCGTTCTGA
- a CDS encoding PqqD family protein yields MAERHSWRAMLAARPARNAAAEAAREASGGLAVAVKRQRPRWHVPPLSWVVPIQPTRTVRLDSLGAQVWELCDGERTVEAIVDAFGAEHRLSFHEARVAVTGYLSQLVQRGALAVAMTEG; encoded by the coding sequence GTGGCTGAACGGCACTCGTGGCGTGCCATGCTCGCGGCGCGGCCGGCCCGCAACGCCGCGGCCGAGGCCGCGCGGGAGGCGTCGGGCGGCCTGGCGGTCGCGGTGAAGCGGCAACGCCCGCGGTGGCACGTGCCCCCGCTCTCGTGGGTCGTGCCGATCCAGCCGACCCGCACCGTGCGCCTCGACTCGTTGGGCGCGCAGGTGTGGGAGCTGTGCGACGGAGAGCGCACCGTGGAGGCGATCGTGGATGCCTTTGGCGCCGAGCACCGCCTGAGCTTCCACGAGGCCCGCGTGGCTGTGACCGGCTACCTCAGCCAACTGGTTCAGCGCGGCGCGCTGGCGGTGGCAATGACAGAGGGGTGA
- a CDS encoding twin-arginine translocase TatA/TatE family subunit, with the protein MFSFCPLAIFQNLGMPELIIIGIITLLIFGPRLPSVMRSIGKGIVEFKKGLRDTGEEVRKEIEASDQPANKQIDHKS; encoded by the coding sequence ATGTTCAGCTTCTGCCCATTGGCCATCTTTCAGAACCTCGGCATGCCCGAGCTGATCATCATCGGCATCATCACGCTGCTGATCTTCGGCCCGCGGTTGCCCTCCGTCATGCGCTCGATCGGCAAAGGCATCGTCGAATTCAAGAAGGGCCTTCGCGACACAGGCGAAGAGGTCCGCAAGGAAATCGAGGCCTCCGATCAGCCGGCCAACAAGCAGATTGACCACAAGTCCTGA
- a CDS encoding MBL fold metallo-hydrolase, whose product MFETDTLKTSLGDLKITFIGHGTLMFALGDTIIHVDPVSAEADYSKMPKADLILITHEHFDHLDPAAVAAIRKPATTILLTAKCAAKLTGGTIMKNGDTREVGRLKVEAVPAYNITHKRPSGDPFHPRGEGNGYVVTFGDTRVYIAGDTENTPEMKTLKDIAVAFLPMNLPYTMTPEMVADAARAFRPRILYPYHFGKTDTAELVKLLADEKGIEVRLRKLP is encoded by the coding sequence ATGTTCGAGACCGACACGCTCAAGACCTCGCTCGGCGACCTCAAGATCACCTTCATCGGCCACGGTACGCTGATGTTCGCTCTGGGCGACACGATCATCCACGTGGACCCCGTTTCGGCCGAGGCCGACTACTCGAAGATGCCCAAGGCCGACCTCATTCTCATCACCCACGAGCATTTCGACCACCTCGACCCCGCCGCCGTGGCCGCCATCCGCAAGCCCGCTACAACCATCCTGCTCACAGCCAAGTGCGCGGCCAAACTGACCGGCGGCACCATAATGAAAAACGGCGACACCCGCGAGGTCGGCAGGCTCAAAGTCGAGGCCGTGCCCGCCTACAACATCACCCACAAGCGACCATCGGGCGACCCCTTCCACCCTCGCGGCGAGGGGAATGGCTATGTCGTAACCTTCGGAGACACAAGGGTCTACATCGCGGGAGACACCGAGAACACCCCCGAGATGAAAACGCTCAAGGACATTGCGGTCGCCTTCCTCCCGATGAACCTTCCCTACACGATGACCCCCGAGATGGTGGCCGACGCGGCCAGGGCCTTCCGCCCGCGCATCCTCTACCCTTACCACTTCGGCAAGACCGATACGGCTGAGCTGGTGAAGCTCCTCGCCGACGAGAAGGGGATCGAGGTGCGCCTCCGCAAGTTGCCGTGA
- a CDS encoding ATP-dependent 6-phosphofructokinase, with protein MAQRRPSIRRIGILTGGGDCPGLNAVIRAVAKTAINVHGIEVFGIRDAFRGFVEGDGYPLHYHDVSGILTQGGTILGTSNKHNPFRFPVERGGKKVFRDMTRALLANARKWKLDACVLIGGDGTMNIGTRLARLGLPIVGVPKTIDNDLAETDVTFGYDTAVACVTDAIDRIHSTAMSHHRVMVIETMGRYAGWIALKAGVAGGGDIILIPEIPYDLAKVVHKVVERSRTGRRFSIAVVAEGARPRKGTMTVERVLTDSHDPIRLGGVGAKVAQEIEQASGLEARYTILGHLQRGGTPTAYDRALATRFGHHAMELVAAGRFGRMVCLKGERVTSVPVARAVAKLKLVPRTHPLIKAAQALGVSFGV; from the coding sequence ATGGCACAGCGGCGTCCCAGCATCCGGCGCATCGGCATCCTGACCGGCGGAGGCGACTGCCCCGGCCTCAACGCCGTCATCCGGGCGGTCGCCAAGACCGCGATCAACGTCCACGGCATCGAGGTGTTCGGCATCCGCGACGCCTTCCGCGGCTTCGTGGAGGGCGACGGCTACCCGCTCCACTACCACGACGTCTCCGGCATCCTCACCCAGGGCGGCACCATCCTCGGCACCTCCAACAAGCACAACCCCTTCCGCTTCCCCGTCGAGCGGGGCGGCAAGAAGGTCTTCCGCGACATGACCCGCGCGCTCCTGGCCAACGCCCGGAAGTGGAAGCTCGACGCCTGCGTGCTCATCGGCGGCGATGGCACGATGAACATCGGCACCCGGCTCGCCCGCCTCGGCCTGCCCATCGTCGGCGTACCCAAGACGATTGACAACGACCTGGCCGAGACCGATGTCACCTTCGGCTACGACACGGCCGTCGCCTGCGTCACCGACGCGATCGACCGCATCCACTCCACCGCCATGTCGCACCACCGCGTGATGGTGATCGAGACGATGGGCCGCTATGCCGGCTGGATCGCGCTGAAGGCGGGCGTGGCGGGCGGGGGCGACATCATCCTCATCCCCGAGATCCCCTACGATCTGGCCAAGGTGGTGCACAAAGTGGTCGAGCGCAGCCGCACCGGCCGGCGCTTCAGCATCGCCGTGGTCGCCGAGGGCGCCCGGCCCAGGAAAGGCACCATGACCGTCGAGCGCGTGCTCACCGACAGCCACGACCCCATCCGCCTCGGCGGCGTGGGCGCCAAAGTGGCCCAGGAGATCGAGCAGGCCAGCGGCCTGGAGGCCCGCTACACCATCCTCGGCCACCTCCAGCGCGGCGGCACCCCCACCGCCTACGATCGCGCGCTGGCCACCCGCTTCGGCCACCACGCCATGGAACTCGTCGCCGCGGGCCGCTTCGGCCGCATGGTCTGCCTCAAAGGCGAGCGCGTGACCTCGGTGCCCGTGGCCAGAGCTGTGGCCAAGCTCAAGCTGGTCCCGAGGACCCACCCCCTGATCAAAGCCGCCCAGGCGCTCGGCGTCTCATTCGGGGTTTGA
- a CDS encoding ABC transporter permease, whose translation MKAIEIRDQPILGLRRTVQITANGVRYRLFRSAVTVGVVAVAVAFLMNILSESLIRRAIARRALGRIAELRLAATWVARLTNPGTVEELLSEVSQDATGEPALRDAARRAMEYLRFFDGLDYPRRRALLHDAIGPEALDALQEPAALDRFRSALGTLRSVRLPSTFEQFEGLLHAWPELKSHLLALRKKRAEGIAAVAARLDGRTLIEALADADGALGDAIRAAGFDLDPDTARRVAEQARRTHDARLVEKSVGMPEMRQAVAGYLDLLPNDVNVRTLWRLLSDPRGALWYLARQKETGGDAANLTADRLVELARAEEELHSLARAERMTVTSGGLTGSGERMDWLVLASMLVCVVGISNSMLMSVTERFREIATLKCLGALDGFIMLMFVLEAAFLGLVGGLLGAVLGAWLGFARMVVPFGSLVTASFPIGQMAVTVAVSAILGVVLAAVAAVYPSLKAARLAPMEAMRIQ comes from the coding sequence GTGAAAGCCATCGAGATTCGCGATCAGCCCATCCTCGGACTCCGCCGCACGGTGCAGATCACGGCGAACGGGGTACGCTATCGCCTTTTCCGTTCGGCGGTCACGGTGGGCGTGGTGGCCGTCGCCGTGGCGTTCCTGATGAACATCCTGAGCGAGAGCCTGATCCGCCGCGCCATCGCCCGCCGCGCCCTGGGCCGGATCGCTGAGCTGCGCCTCGCGGCCACGTGGGTCGCCCGGCTCACCAACCCGGGCACGGTGGAGGAACTCCTGTCCGAGGTCTCTCAGGACGCGACGGGCGAGCCGGCCCTGCGCGATGCTGCGCGCCGAGCCATGGAGTACCTTCGTTTCTTCGATGGCCTCGACTACCCCCGCCGGCGCGCGCTGCTGCACGATGCCATCGGCCCCGAGGCCCTCGACGCCCTCCAGGAGCCGGCGGCGCTTGATCGCTTCCGCTCGGCGCTGGGCACCTTGCGCTCGGTGCGCTTGCCCTCGACATTCGAGCAGTTTGAGGGCCTGCTGCACGCGTGGCCGGAACTGAAGTCGCACCTCCTGGCGCTCCGCAAGAAGCGGGCGGAGGGCATCGCCGCCGTAGCGGCGCGCCTCGATGGCCGCACGCTCATCGAGGCCCTCGCCGATGCCGATGGAGCACTGGGCGACGCGATCCGCGCGGCGGGCTTCGACCTCGACCCCGACACGGCTCGGCGCGTCGCCGAGCAGGCCCGCCGTACACACGACGCGCGGCTCGTCGAGAAGTCGGTCGGAATGCCCGAGATGCGGCAGGCGGTGGCAGGCTACCTGGACCTCCTGCCCAACGATGTGAACGTGCGCACCCTCTGGCGGCTGCTCAGTGACCCGAGGGGCGCCTTGTGGTACCTTGCGCGCCAGAAGGAGACGGGTGGGGACGCGGCGAATCTCACTGCCGACCGCCTGGTCGAGCTGGCCCGGGCCGAAGAGGAACTGCACTCGCTTGCGCGGGCCGAGCGCATGACCGTGACGTCCGGCGGCCTCACCGGCAGCGGCGAGCGGATGGACTGGCTGGTGCTGGCCTCGATGCTTGTGTGCGTGGTGGGCATCTCGAACTCGATGCTCATGTCGGTGACGGAGCGGTTCCGCGAGATTGCCACGCTGAAGTGCCTTGGGGCGCTGGATGGCTTCATCATGCTCATGTTCGTCCTCGAGGCGGCCTTCCTGGGCCTCGTGGGTGGCCTCTTGGGGGCTGTGCTTGGCGCGTGGCTGGGCTTTGCCCGGATGGTGGTGCCCTTCGGGTCGCTCGTCACGGCATCGTTCCCGATCGGGCAGATGGCGGTGACGGTCGCCGTGTCCGCCATCCTGGGGGTCGTCCTCGCCGCGGTGGCAGCGGTTTACCCCTCACTCAAGGCGGCTCGGCTGGCGCCGATGGAAGCCATGAGAATCCAGTGA
- a CDS encoding ABC transporter ATP-binding protein, with amino-acid sequence MEVSSRRVIIRTIGLQKHYVIKNVLTEALRGVDVAIYTGEFISVMGPSGSGKSTFFNMIGGLDSPTSGRVFIDEVDVAQLTAIELAFLRCRKIGYIFQEYNLIQYMTALENVTTPMAFGGVPPDEARRRGIELLNLVGLGDRWFHRPIEMSGGQQQRVAIARSMANRPSVLLCDEPTANLDLRTGREILDILRRLNEERGVTIICATHDHRMMDICDRLMWIRDGRIERIARRDEVHVEVGSIAGEHE; translated from the coding sequence TTGGAAGTCTCCTCTCGCCGCGTGATCATCCGCACCATTGGCCTCCAGAAGCACTACGTCATCAAGAACGTGCTCACGGAGGCGCTGCGCGGCGTGGACGTGGCGATCTACACGGGCGAATTCATCTCGGTCATGGGGCCGTCGGGCTCCGGCAAGTCCACGTTCTTCAACATGATCGGGGGCCTCGACAGCCCGACGAGCGGCCGCGTGTTCATTGACGAGGTGGACGTGGCGCAGCTCACGGCCATCGAGCTGGCGTTCCTGCGCTGCCGCAAGATCGGCTACATCTTCCAGGAATACAACCTGATTCAGTACATGACCGCGCTGGAGAACGTCACCACCCCGATGGCCTTCGGCGGTGTGCCGCCCGACGAGGCGCGGCGGCGCGGCATCGAGCTGCTGAATCTGGTGGGCCTGGGCGACCGCTGGTTCCACCGCCCCATCGAGATGTCGGGCGGCCAGCAGCAGCGCGTGGCCATTGCCCGCTCGATGGCCAACCGGCCCAGCGTGCTGCTGTGCGACGAGCCGACGGCCAACCTCGACCTGCGCACCGGCCGCGAAATCCTCGACATCCTGCGCCGCCTCAACGAGGAGCGCGGCGTGACGATCATCTGCGCGACCCACGACCACCGCATGATGGATATCTGCGACCGCCTGATGTGGATCCGCGATGGCCGCATCGAGCGCATCGCCCGACGCGACGAGGTCCACGTCGAGGTCGGCTCCATCGCCGGCGAGCACGAGTGA
- a CDS encoding ABC transporter ATP-binding protein, which yields MPEVLIRIRDLNKEFRLGGVAVRALRDVSLDIYRGEYLSIMGPSGSGKSTLFNMIGALDRPTSGEVEVAGVHLTRLTGRQLAHFRGNHIGYVFQAYNLLPAYTAAANVAMPLLFSGKSHDEAMRRAEEVLARVGLGHRLHHRPYELSGGQQQRVAIARALANEPAIILADEPTGNLDLHTGEEIIHLLHQLSKESGVTVITATHDHKMLDVSDRILWIKDGAVDRLQRRDEVDIRVGTVR from the coding sequence ATGCCCGAGGTGCTGATCCGAATCCGCGATCTCAACAAGGAGTTCCGCCTGGGCGGGGTGGCCGTGCGCGCGCTGCGGGACGTTTCGCTCGACATCTATCGCGGCGAGTATCTCTCGATCATGGGGCCGTCGGGCTCGGGCAAGAGCACGCTCTTCAACATGATCGGCGCCCTGGACCGGCCGACCTCGGGCGAGGTGGAGGTGGCCGGGGTGCACCTGACGCGGCTCACGGGCCGCCAGCTCGCGCACTTCCGCGGCAATCACATCGGCTACGTGTTCCAGGCCTACAACCTGCTGCCCGCCTACACGGCCGCGGCCAACGTGGCGATGCCCCTGCTCTTCAGCGGGAAGAGCCACGACGAGGCCATGCGGCGGGCCGAGGAGGTGCTGGCCCGGGTCGGCCTCGGCCACCGGCTGCACCATCGCCCCTACGAGCTTTCGGGGGGCCAGCAGCAGCGCGTGGCCATCGCGCGCGCGCTGGCCAACGAGCCGGCCATCATCCTGGCCGACGAGCCGACCGGCAACCTCGACCTCCACACCGGCGAGGAGATCATCCACCTGCTCCACCAGTTGAGCAAGGAGAGCGGCGTCACGGTCATCACCGCCACCCACGACCACAAGATGCTCGACGTCTCCGACCGCATCCTGTGGATCAAGGACGGGGCGGTGGACAGGCTCCAGCGCCGCGACGAGGTGGACATCCGCGTGGGCACGGTGCGCTGA